The genomic DNA NNNNNNNNNNNNNNNNNNNNNNNNNNNNNNNNNNNNNNNNNNNNNNNNNNNNNNNNNNNNNNNNNNNNNNNNNNNNNNNNNNNNNNNNNNNNNNNNNNNNNNNNNNNNNNNNNNNNNNNNNNNNNNNNNNNNNNNNNNNNNNNNNNNNNNNNNNNNNNNNNNNNNNNNNNNNNNNNNNNNNNNNNNNNNNNNNNNNNNNNNNNNNNNNNNNNNNNNNNNNNNNNNNNNNNNNNNNNNNNNNNNNNNNNNNNNNNNNNNNNNNNNNNNNNNNNNNNNNNNNNNNNNNNNNNNNNNNNNNNNNNNNNNNNNNNNNNNNNNNNNNNNNNNNNNNNNNNNNNNNNNNNNNNNNNNNNNNNNNNNNNNNNNNNNNNNNNNNNNNNNNNNNNNNNNNNNNNNNNNNNNNNNNNNNNNNNNNNNNNNNNNNNNNNNNNNNNNNNNNNNNNNNNNNNNNNNNNNNNNNNNNNNNNNNNNNNNNNNNNNNNNNNNNNNNNNNNNNNNNNNNNNNNNNNNNNNNNNNNNNNNNNNNNNNNNNNNNNNNNNNNNNNNNNNNNNNNNNNNNNNNNNNNNNNNNNNNNNNNNNNNNNNNNNNNNNNNNNNNNNNNNNNNNNNNNNNNNNNNNNNNNNNNNNNNNNNNNNNNNNNNNNNNNNNNNNNNNNNNNNNNNNNNNNNNNNNNNNNNNNNNNNNNNNNNNNNNNNNNNNNNNNNNNNNNNNNNNNNNNNNNNNNNNNNNNNNNNNNNNNNNNNNNNNNNNNNNNNNNNNNNNNNNNNNNNNNNNNNNNNNNNNNNNNNNNNNNNNNNNNNNNNNNNNNNNNNNNNNNNNNNNNNNNNNNNNNNNNNNNNNNNNNNNNNNNNNNNNNNNNNNNNNNNNNNNNNNNNNNNNNNNNNNNNNNNNNNNNNNNNNNNNNNNNNNNNNNNNNNNNNNNNNNNNNNNNNNNNNNNNNNNNNNNNNNNNNNNNNNNNNNNNNNNNNNNNNNNNNNNNNNNNNNNNNNNNNNNNNNNNNNNNNNNNNNNNNNNNNNNNNNNNNNNNNNNNNNNNNNNNNNNNNNNNNNNNNNNNNNNNNNNNNNNNNNNNNNNNNNNNNNNNNNNNNNNNNNNNNNNNNNNNNNNNNNNNNNNNNNNNNNNNNNNNNNNNNNNNNNNNNNNNNNNNNNNNNNNNNNNNNNNNNNNNNNNNNNNNNNNNNNNNNNNNNNNNNNNNNNNNNNNNNNNNNNNNNNNNNNNNNNNNNNNNNNNNNNNNNNNNNNNNNNNNNNNNNNNNNNNNNNNNNNNNNNNNNNNNNNNNNNNNNNNNNNNNNNNNNNNNNNNNNNNNNNNNNNNNNNNNNNNNNNNNNNNNNNNNNNNNNNNNNNNNNNNNNNNNNNNNNNNNNNNNNNNNNNNNNNNNNNNNNNNNNNNNNNNNNNNNNNNNNNNNNNNNNNNNNNNNNNNNNNNNNNNNNNNNNNNNNNNNNNNNNNNNNNNNNNNNNNNNNNNNNNNNNNNNNNNNNNNNNNNNNNNNNNNNNNNNNNNNNNNNNNNNNNNNNNNNNNNNNNNNNNNNNNNNNNNNNNNNNNNNNNNNNNNNNNNNNNNNNNNNNNNNNNNNNNNNNNNNNNNNNNNNNNNNNNNNNNNNNNNNNNNNNNNNNNNNNNNNNNNNNNNNNNNNNNNNNNNNNNNNNNNNNNNNNNNNNNNNNNNNNNNNNNNNNNNNNNNNNNNNNNNNNNNNNNNNNNNNNNNNNNNNNNNNNNNNNNNNNNNNNNNNNNNNNNNNNNNNNNNNNNNNNNNNNNNNNNNNNNNNNNNNNNNNNNNNNNNNNNNNNNNNNNNNNNNNNNNNNNNNNNNNNNNNNNNNNNNNNNNNNNNNNNNNNNNNNNNNNNNNNNNNNNNNNNNNNNNNNNNNNNNNNNNNNNNNNNNNNNNNNNNNNNNNNNNNNNNNNNNNNNNNTGGCCAGAAACCTTGCTCGTTCCGATTTAATTGGGTAGTGATGTGAATCAAACAGTTCAAGAAAATGAGTAGCCATCTCGCAGTTCCCAACTAACATTGAAAAAAACCCACAAGCTAGTGTCGAGATAGGTTCCGCGGGAACGTTACGAGTTAGAAGTGCGATACCTTGCTTAATGTCTTCCACATCGGCAACAGCCCGGAAACCTTCGAAAAAAATTGCCAGTTTGTTGCCAGCATCTAGGCATTTTTCGAAAATACACCTATGGATCNNNNNNNNNNNNNNNNNNNNNNNNNNNNNNNNNNNNNNNNNNNNNNNNNNNNNNNNNNNNNNNNNNNNNNNNNNNNNNNNNNNNNNNNNNNNNNNNNNNNcgttgtgataactcagtcaaaattttgacaactcaaccgtgTCGtagcgataactcagccaaaatcttgacaactcaaccatcaggtgaaaactcagccattactacagctgagttatgcgcataactcagccaaatttaataagtcagccataactcttggctgacttataagcgtaactcagccagattttcataagtcagccgtccgctcttactcaaatgtttttttgagtaactcagccgcaacatacctataattcagccgcaacatactctgtatcgcgttacggctgagttatggtacacgtcagcgatttctgacgtggcgtctgacgtggcaatgacatttttgtaataacgttttttccggtaacataaaacaggggcaagctgggtattttgaaaatacccgaaacattctaataataaaaaagttttttgtagattctggtaatattacctaaaatgagtaacatttgagtaattcgcccaaaaaatgatgaaaagtaagataaatttacttaatttaaaAGTAAAGTTAAATTATGCCTTGTGATGTTTAACTTTTTGTGTATTCAACCAACGCACTTGgagaaaaattaagaagaaatgGGATTGACAACTGCTTTTTAAACTTTGAAGCTCCTAAATCAAAAATGGCGAGAAGAAGGATGATGTGAATTAATTAATATCGCAGAAGGccgagtaaaaaaaaactatgtctTAAATTGTAGGCCAATATTGAAAACAATGAAGTTTGGTTATTTCTCAAACTTTCCAAGTTTATCATCTAAGGTTATTTGATTTAACATAAAAGTATGGTTTTGAGCCAAACTTTATTTGGTTATtcaaataattcaataaaaagatTTCAGAATACGTTGTTGCCATATTTGAAAAAGttataatctatattaacaattttgaaatacattttggtttatgccctttaagttttacttatttaatttttttttataacattaacccctaaaacaattccataaataacattgcagaaaaactcaaatactaaactttcttaaattgaccaatatttgttacatttattgtcataaaatcttaacaacatctatacattccgatttttccaaaaacaactctacccattaaagttttaacccattaaatctccaaaactatttttatagatactaaaatctctcaaatttaaatgatatacaacagatttttcataacaaaagtttacaatatccataattatattaacattaataaatttcctaaaccgaaaatctaattataaaatgtcacaataaatatgttaaaaacccccatataatttgatttattttttatcttttgaggAATTatcaaaagaattaaaattctattaattatcataaactatatatattgacatggaaaaattataaactataaaaatatactaatttggtaaaacaattaacataattaaacttgataaaataaacttattttgattatttttttttacgcaaaaaatttattttgattttggtgagacgggttgaCATTAATCTCATATAGGGAATTaagtgaaattgttttttttttaaaccacttttagatgtgtaccatgagataaatgtaaatatgtaatactagactatatatataccacacaggttaaaaccttgaaaacactacaaaattCCTagactttgaatacttatattaaatacctataaaattttatatttttaaaattaataaaacaataatcaaataataaataaataaaatataaatttaaaatttttaaaattaaaaatattgtcccgcggtacaccgcgggttaaatcctagttttCACTTAAAACTTTGATATAATATTGCTCCTTTcaattcaaatcattttttatgGTACATAATATGTTGACATTTACAgcaaaaagtaaacaaaatccGTTACCATTTAAATTGGAAGATATGCTTTCACCCTATACATAATCTCACGATTTccccaaaaatataataatctcACAAAAGTTCTCTAGGATttcgaaaataaaaaatggttgCATACTTCAAAAACAACTTTTTCTTGGTTCCTAtagttgttttacttttttttgttatctcatCACATGCAAAATTTAGTACGAAGGTTACAAAAAGTGAAATCATCGACATCTGCAAACAAAAGGATAGAGATTTTAATGAATCAGTTTGCTTTGAAGTCCTGGAATCAATCCCTGAAATTGCAACACTGGATTATTCTGACCTCGccaaatatttgattaattatgatTCTCGAAAAATCTCATATATGATGAAGCAATTCCAGTCACTCGAAAATAGCACAACTGATCGCAGTTCTAAGGGCTCCTATAAGGTATGCTCAGGAACTTTTGACCTTGCTATTGGTTGTTTTGATACAGCTCTCAGATCTTTGGCGGACAAAGACTATCTTAGATTCTACGATAACGTCGGTTGTACGGTGGACATGGCGGCTACATGTAGAGATGAGCTGTCAACTGTCGTCAAGGCTAATCCACAACTCTTTAAAGATATTTCATTTGTCAGAGATATATCTTTCATTGTTTTGCTGATTCGAGAACGATTTCTATGTAAAGGATTACCAAGATGTTAGTTATCATTACCCATatctataattattataataattaataataatgcttTTTAGTTTACTATATATGAGATAGTAACTAAAAACCCTTTCGTTCGTATATCATACGTACAAAGTCGTCCTTGATTTGTAAACTTCAGTTAGTTGAACTAAATTAGTTCACGTCTAAAAGTGAAACGAAGAGAACCGAAATGATGTTAAATAATTGAGTAAGAGAATCGAAATGATGTTAAACAAGTGAGTAAGATTGTAAGAGAATCGAAATGAACCATTGTAAATCTTTTGAAACCCTATAAAAATCATTGTAAATCTTTTTGAAACCTTAGAAAATCcttgtaaaatctttttaaatcccttgtaatcttttttattgtaaatttttaaaatttcaggaTCACGATCctggtaaaaatattttagcGAGAAATTTTATGTCGTAAGTTATTGTTTAGCGGAAAgattcaaattttcattttgttgacttcaatatatattttttattgccGAAAAAGATTTCAATATGTCACAAAAACAGgtaaaataatcattaaaaattaaaagagtgcAAAACTGAAAATGGcaaaaagaggtatttttaaaaaagttcttTATGTTGTTGCCAACGCTTTCCGGGGCTGAGCCgaaatttttgattattattctaatctacaaaaaaaaagtatttctaataatttttctaaaaatatcctaaaaatattgtataaatacttttcaaaaactttgtaaaacgtTTTAAAGTATCTGTAAAGccttataaaaaaatctttcaaaatcttataaaattttacaatatatatatatagtatatatataaataactcaaaTTAGATATTTGTCTTATTTAGTGTTGAGAAATAGAATTTACTACCTAAATTGAGAATTTTGtggattttaaaacaaatttgagttatttatatatattggtacATCAATGAAATGAGCAAGTTTCGAAGTAGATGTCTAAActacgaaaaagaaaaacattgaaTGCTTTGAACGTTTGACACTTTGATATATTGCTCGTTTAAATCAAAATCCTTTATTCATGGTACATAATCTGTTTGACACTTTGATATATTGCTCGTTTAAATCAAAATCCTTTATTCATGGTACATAATCTGTTTGACACTTTGATATATTGCTCGTTTAAATCAAAATCCTTTATTCATGGTACATAATCTGTTTGACACTTTGATATATTGCTCGTTTAAATCAAAATCCTTTATTCATGGTACATAATCTGTTTGACACTTTGATATATTGCTCGTTTAAATCAAAATCCTTTATTCATGGTACATAATCTGTTAATATTTAGagcaaaaaataaacaaaatatgttaGCATTTAAATTGAAAGATATGCTTTCACCCTATATAATCTCCTCTAAGATTTGGAAAATTAAAAATGGTTGCATACGTCAAAAACAACTTTTTGTTGGTTCCTATAAttgttttacttctttttgttgtctCATCATATGCAAGATTTAGTACGAAGGTTACGAAAGATGAAATTAGCGATATCTGCACACAAAAAGATAGAGATATCAATGAATTAGTTTGCTTTGAAGTCCTGGAATCAATCCCTGGAATTGCAACGCGGAATCATTCTGACCTCGCCAAATTTTTGATTAAGTATGattctcaaaagttttcagATATGATGAAGCAATTCCAATCACTTGAAAACAGCACAACCGATCGCAGTTCTAAGGGTTCCTATCATGTATGCTCAGAAACTTCTGACCTTGCTATTGGTTGCTTTGATACCGCTCTCACATCTTTGGCGAACAAAGACTATCTTACCTTATACTATAATGTTGGCTGTACGATGACAATGGCGGGTACATGCAGAGATGAGCTGTCAACTGTTGTCAAGGCTAATCCACAACTCTTTAAAGATATTTCATTTGTCAGAGATGTAGCTTTCATTGTTCTAATGAGAACGTTTATGTAAAGGATTGCCAAGATGTGATTTGTCATTTACCCGCCGGATCtacataacaataataataataacgcTTGGTCTAGTGttgtcatttttaatatataaaaaaactataaagacATACAAAAAGTATTGACGATTGTGCTATTTCAGCTTAATAAAGAAATTCTaatttgacttttaattatcgaaaagaaagtaaaagaaattcGCTAcctaagaaaacaaatattttgtgttttttactcTAAATGAGAATTTACTACCTTAAAAATGAATTATCATTGTGCTATTTTCCCCACGTTGTACTACACTGGTTTACAAGATGGCATCATTTCGATTTTGAGTAGGAGGCAGTAAAACCCATTAGCTCATTTATATCATTCATGAATATCCAATGTGGTTGATTGgtataagaaattaagaaccgaaatgattttaaataagtGAGGAAGAGAATCGAAATGAT from Camelina sativa cultivar DH55 chromosome 2, Cs, whole genome shotgun sequence includes the following:
- the LOC104752551 gene encoding uncharacterized protein LOC104752551 translates to MVAYFKNNFFLVPIVVLLFFVISSHAKFSTKVTKSEIIDICKQKDRDFNESVCFEVLESIPEIATLDYSDLAKYLINYDSRKISYMMKQFQSLENSTTDRSSKGSYKVCSGTFDLAIGCFDTALRSLADKDYLRFYDNVGCTVDMAATCRDELSTVVKANPQLFKDISFVRDISFIVLLIRERFLCKGLPRC
- the LOC104752561 gene encoding uncharacterized protein LOC104752561; this translates as MVAYVKNNFLLVPIIVLLLFVVSSYARFSTKVTKDEISDICTQKDRDINELVCFEVLESIPGIATRNHSDLAKFLIKYDSQKFSDMMKQFQSLENSTTDRSSKGSYHVCSETSDLAIGCFDTALTSLANKDYLTLYYNVGCTMTMAGTCRDELSTVVKANPQLFKDISFVRDVAFIVLMRTFM